In Persicimonas caeni, a single window of DNA contains:
- the pbpC gene encoding penicillin-binding protein 1C translates to MKNSHKALTVICTTALLAAGAALWLVPFPGELLSYDNLTSTRLVDRHGRPLREALGATEGRARAVGLDAISPHMVAATVHAEDRRFWSHAGVDPLAVGRAAWQNVTNVEIVSGASTITQQVAKMVAGGSRARTLPNKLEEMVLAVRLDKQETKRSILEQYLNRAPYGNQLFGVAAAASMYFDKPPSQLTLAESALLAGIPRAPSLNNPYADFERAKRVQRRVLALMHERGVIDDAAYRRALDEELTVVGRRGRVMAAHFTDHLLSERGPLSRLGKLGRPQRIETTLDLDLQHKVRGIVGQELSRLEKKNVGQAAVVVLDTKTAEVLAWVGSRDYFDAEGDGANDGVLARRQPGSALKPFVYGLYLESGGTAADMLPDFPAQFPAADGVYIPENYDRSYHGPVSVRDALASSLNIPAVHVTHRLGAEAVHQKLLALGLDTLDADADHYGLGLALGNGEVRLLDLAAAYAALGRLGHPKPVQLTDQEPRTKNQEPKKRLLSAQTSYLLLDILSDDRARSRGFGRYSALHLPYKVAAKTGTSAGFRDNWAVGVTPDYTVAVWAGNFDATPMLGSSGVTGAAPIMRQVFQALYPDAASPADVDWYEAPKGVEERTVCALSGQKPGHLCPSTRLESFAGEASWAELADCEIHRTFAIDTRNGLLAGPDCPDAHVEEREFLDVPDDWTEWALERGHRLPPTQHSPLCGDDPGDAARAADLRITHPMPGDTFVLDPSLPRSEQQVALRVEVPASRRDDTLTWFVDGEAVATVDAPFRAFWKLAPGEHAVGVGRGRVEASVTVRVE, encoded by the coding sequence ATGAAGAACTCCCACAAAGCCCTCACGGTTATCTGCACTACCGCGCTCCTCGCGGCTGGCGCCGCGCTCTGGCTCGTGCCGTTCCCTGGAGAACTGCTCAGCTACGATAACCTCACCAGCACACGCCTCGTCGACCGCCACGGCCGCCCGCTGCGCGAGGCGTTGGGCGCCACCGAGGGCCGCGCGCGCGCCGTCGGCCTCGACGCCATCTCGCCGCATATGGTCGCGGCGACGGTCCACGCCGAGGACCGCCGCTTTTGGTCGCACGCGGGCGTCGACCCCTTGGCGGTTGGGCGGGCGGCCTGGCAGAACGTGACGAACGTCGAGATCGTCAGCGGCGCGTCGACGATCACCCAGCAGGTCGCCAAAATGGTCGCCGGCGGGAGCCGAGCGCGCACGCTGCCCAACAAGCTCGAGGAGATGGTGCTGGCCGTTCGCCTCGACAAGCAGGAGACCAAGCGCAGCATCCTCGAGCAGTATCTGAACCGCGCGCCCTATGGGAATCAGCTCTTCGGGGTCGCCGCGGCCGCGTCGATGTACTTCGACAAACCGCCCTCCCAGCTCACGCTGGCCGAGTCGGCGCTGCTCGCGGGCATCCCGCGCGCGCCGAGCCTCAACAACCCCTACGCCGACTTCGAGCGCGCCAAGCGCGTGCAGCGCCGCGTGCTCGCCCTGATGCACGAGCGCGGCGTGATCGACGACGCCGCGTACCGGCGCGCGCTCGACGAGGAGCTCACCGTCGTCGGGCGGCGCGGGCGCGTCATGGCCGCGCATTTTACCGACCATTTGCTGTCCGAACGCGGCCCGCTGTCGCGGCTTGGTAAGTTGGGGCGCCCGCAACGCATCGAGACGACGCTCGACCTCGACTTGCAGCACAAGGTCCGGGGCATCGTCGGCCAGGAGTTGTCGCGCCTGGAGAAGAAAAACGTCGGCCAGGCCGCCGTGGTCGTGCTCGACACAAAGACGGCCGAGGTCCTGGCGTGGGTCGGCTCGCGCGACTACTTCGACGCGGAGGGCGACGGCGCCAACGACGGCGTGCTCGCCCGCCGCCAGCCCGGCTCGGCGCTCAAGCCGTTCGTCTACGGGCTCTACCTGGAGAGCGGCGGCACCGCCGCCGACATGCTGCCCGACTTTCCGGCGCAATTTCCGGCCGCCGATGGCGTCTATATCCCCGAGAACTACGACCGCAGCTACCACGGCCCGGTCAGCGTGCGCGACGCCCTGGCGAGTTCGCTCAATATCCCCGCGGTCCACGTCACCCACCGCCTGGGCGCCGAGGCCGTCCACCAAAAACTGCTCGCCCTCGGCCTCGACACCCTCGACGCCGACGCCGACCACTACGGCCTGGGGCTCGCCCTCGGAAACGGCGAAGTCCGCCTCCTCGACCTCGCCGCCGCCTACGCCGCCCTGGGCCGCCTCGGCCACCCCAAGCCGGTTCAACTGACTGACCAAGAACCAAGAACCAAGAACCAAGAACCAAAAAAGCGTCTGCTCTCGGCGCAAACGTCCTACCTCCTCCTCGACATCCTCAGCGACGACCGCGCCCGCTCGCGGGGCTTCGGCCGCTACAGCGCCCTGCATCTGCCCTACAAGGTCGCCGCGAAGACGGGCACGAGCGCGGGCTTTCGCGACAACTGGGCGGTGGGCGTGACCCCCGACTACACAGTGGCGGTCTGGGCGGGCAACTTCGACGCCACTCCGATGCTCGGCTCGAGCGGCGTGACCGGCGCCGCGCCGATCATGCGCCAGGTCTTCCAGGCCCTGTACCCGGACGCGGCCAGCCCGGCCGACGTCGACTGGTACGAGGCGCCGAAGGGCGTCGAGGAGCGCACCGTGTGCGCGCTGTCGGGCCAGAAGCCCGGCCACCTGTGCCCTTCGACGCGCCTGGAGTCTTTCGCCGGCGAGGCGTCGTGGGCCGAACTGGCCGACTGCGAAATCCACCGCACCTTCGCAATCGACACGCGCAACGGCCTCCTCGCCGGCCCCGACTGCCCCGACGCACACGTCGAGGAGCGCGAGTTCCTCGACGTCCCCGACGACTGGACCGAGTGGGCGCTCGAGCGCGGCCACCGACTGCCGCCCACGCAGCACTCGCCGCTATGTGGCGACGATCCCGGCGACGCCGCCCGAGCCGCGGACCTGCGCATCACCCACCCGATGCCCGGCGACACCTTCGTCCTCGACCCGAGCCTGCCGCGTAGCGAGCAGCAGGTCGCCCTGCGCGTCGAGGTGCCGGCCAGCCGGCGCGACGACACCTTGACCTGGTTCGTCGACGGCGAGGCGGTCGCGACGGTAGACGCCCCCTTTCGGGCCTTCTGGAAGCTCGCGCCCGGCGAGCACGCCGTGGGCGTCGGGCGGGGCCGCGTGGAGGCGTCGGTGACGGTGCGGGTCGAGTAG
- a CDS encoding IS3 family transposase gives MIAEAVSHGARQAQACRTLGISERTIQRWRKDPQAEDARQGPHSRCAHALTDEERAQVVAIATGREFCDVSPRQIVCSLADRGEYVASESTFYRVLREEKMMTHRQPSRPPKPRPKPELVAASPGQVWVWDITYLPTQVRGRFVYLYWIMDLFSRKIVGFSVEDQESMELSSRLIEKTILAEQVEASGLCIHADNGAAMKGSTLLATLERLEVAASFSRPGVSNDNPHCESSFRTLKYRPGYPKKPLDGVHEWSEWVEAFVRWYNTEHYHSGIGWVTPEQRHAGEDVELLQRRQKLYEQARQKNPARWSRRPRGWTRPEEVRLAPLNLQET, from the coding sequence ATGATCGCAGAGGCGGTCTCCCACGGCGCGCGTCAGGCCCAGGCCTGTCGGACCCTGGGCATCAGCGAGCGCACCATACAGCGGTGGCGAAAAGACCCGCAGGCCGAGGACGCTCGCCAGGGACCCCACAGTCGGTGTGCGCACGCGCTCACCGACGAGGAGCGAGCACAGGTGGTCGCCATCGCCACAGGTCGTGAATTCTGTGATGTGAGCCCCCGGCAGATCGTATGCAGCCTGGCCGACCGGGGCGAGTATGTCGCCAGCGAGTCGACATTTTACCGCGTGTTGCGCGAAGAGAAGATGATGACCCACCGCCAGCCAAGCCGGCCGCCGAAGCCCAGGCCGAAGCCCGAATTAGTGGCCGCCAGCCCCGGCCAGGTCTGGGTGTGGGATATCACATACTTGCCCACCCAGGTACGCGGCCGGTTTGTCTACCTTTACTGGATCATGGACTTGTTCAGCCGCAAGATCGTCGGCTTTAGCGTCGAAGACCAAGAATCGATGGAGCTGTCGAGCCGCCTCATTGAAAAGACGATCCTCGCCGAACAGGTCGAGGCGAGCGGACTTTGCATCCACGCCGACAACGGGGCTGCGATGAAGGGCTCGACGCTTCTGGCGACGCTGGAGCGCCTGGAGGTGGCCGCTTCGTTTAGCCGCCCGGGCGTCTCCAACGACAACCCTCACTGCGAATCGAGCTTTCGCACGCTCAAATACCGGCCTGGCTACCCCAAAAAGCCGCTCGACGGCGTGCATGAATGGTCTGAGTGGGTCGAGGCGTTTGTCCGCTGGTACAACACCGAGCACTATCACAGCGGGATCGGCTGGGTGACCCCCGAGCAGCGCCACGCGGGCGAAGACGTCGAGCTGCTACAAAGACGCCAAAAGCTCTATGAACAGGCGCGCCAAAAGAATCCCGCACGCTGGAGTCGAAGGCCGCGAGGATGGACGCGCCCCGAAGAGGTGCGGCTTGCGCCGCTCAATTTACAAGAGACGTAG
- a CDS encoding tetratricopeptide repeat protein: MKRPTHVVLASIAIAALLFFLPAFGWAQEQPTSEPVTPSDEQQKLNDEGVEHLIEENYARAVAHFEQSLLLGELNVTYLNLGRAYQKMGKCEKAKSALERAIVAPPVANPPEKLVTDKAREYLAEVEQECVVEPAEAGPETAGMNSHELWGWTATAAGLAVAGTGVGLHFAAEGKRDEVREAQRQDGLITSVSQTEAQQLEDDANTLDSVGAAMIAAGLVGAGVGTYLVFTAPDQADASVSVGLSADSIGLSLSGRF; the protein is encoded by the coding sequence ATGAAACGACCAACCCACGTGGTGCTCGCGAGCATCGCTATTGCCGCGCTCCTTTTTTTTCTCCCGGCCTTCGGCTGGGCTCAGGAGCAGCCGACGTCCGAGCCGGTGACTCCGTCCGACGAGCAACAGAAACTGAACGACGAAGGTGTCGAGCATCTCATCGAAGAGAATTATGCACGCGCGGTGGCCCATTTCGAGCAGTCCTTGTTGCTCGGTGAGCTCAACGTGACGTACCTGAACCTGGGGCGCGCCTACCAGAAGATGGGCAAGTGCGAGAAGGCCAAGAGCGCGCTCGAGCGAGCCATCGTCGCCCCGCCGGTGGCCAATCCGCCCGAGAAGCTGGTCACCGACAAGGCCCGAGAATACCTGGCCGAGGTCGAGCAGGAGTGCGTCGTCGAGCCGGCCGAGGCCGGTCCTGAAACCGCGGGCATGAACTCGCACGAGCTATGGGGCTGGACGGCCACCGCGGCCGGGTTGGCCGTCGCGGGCACCGGCGTCGGGCTGCACTTCGCCGCCGAGGGCAAGCGCGACGAGGTGCGCGAGGCCCAACGCCAGGACGGACTGATCACCTCGGTCTCCCAGACCGAAGCCCAGCAACTCGAAGACGACGCCAACACCCTCGACTCGGTGGGCGCCGCCATGATCGCGGCCGGCTTGGTGGGCGCAGGGGTGGGCACCTACCTGGTGTTCACGGCGCCCGACCAGGCCGACGCCTCGGTGTCGGTGGGCTTGAGCGCTGATTCGATTGGACTGAGCTTGTCGGGCCGCTTCTAG
- the dcd gene encoding dCTP deaminase — translation MILSDRDLKERLDNDEIVIDPLLDPDKQIQPASIDVRLGKEFVVYKLPHVAAIDTRDPDSTRGYTETVTIEEGESFTLHPGEFVLGTTLEWVKIPNDLVARVDGRSSIGRLAVVVHATAGLVDPGFEGRITLELSNLGRVAVKLYPGMRISQLVFHQMTSEAERPYGPARGSKYQGQQGPTPSRISNDIDE, via the coding sequence ATGATCCTGAGCGACCGCGACCTCAAAGAACGCCTCGACAACGACGAGATCGTCATCGACCCGCTCCTCGACCCCGACAAGCAAATCCAGCCGGCGAGCATCGACGTGCGCCTGGGTAAGGAGTTCGTGGTCTACAAGCTGCCCCACGTTGCCGCCATCGACACGCGCGACCCCGACTCCACGCGCGGCTACACCGAGACGGTGACCATCGAGGAGGGCGAATCGTTCACCCTGCACCCCGGCGAATTCGTCCTGGGCACGACCCTCGAGTGGGTCAAGATCCCCAACGACCTGGTCGCCCGCGTCGACGGCCGCAGCTCCATCGGCCGCCTGGCCGTCGTCGTCCACGCCACCGCCGGGCTCGTCGACCCGGGCTTCGAAGGCCGCATCACCCTCGAGCTGAGCAACCTCGGCCGCGTCGCCGTCAAGCTCTACCCGGGAATGCGCATCAGCCAACTCGTCTTCCACCAGATGACCAGCGAAGCCGAACGCCCCTATGGGCCGGCCCGCGGCAGCAAATACCAGGGCCAGCAAGGCCCGACGCCGAGCCGCATCTCGAACGATATTGATGAGTGA
- a CDS encoding bifunctional alpha/beta hydrolase/OsmC family protein, with protein sequence MPVHSKKVTFQGAHETSLDARLDMPDGEPEACALFAHCFTCSKDLFIVSQISRHLADKGIAVLRFDFTGLGHSEGEFENTNFSSNVADLVAAAEFMEAEYEAPSILIGHSFGGTAVLKAAADIPQAKAVCTIGSPFDPAHVEQVFKDKLSEIEEEGSADVEIAGRTFSVEKHFLDDIRSTEMEGAIGELKRPLLIFHSPQDKVVGVDNARLIFQAAKHPKSFISLDGADHLLSNKRDAQYVAETLAAWSTRYVQYRRELTDEEREALGEPRPDEALVAETGEGKFMNHVIVGRHHFFADEPASVGGNDAGPDPYDLVAAALGACTSMTLRMYAERKGWPLERVQVRVNHDKIHAGDCAHCEKEKGKIDKLTRAIRVEGDLDDAQRKRLLEIADRCPVHQTLRRENVIESSLESDLE encoded by the coding sequence ATGCCCGTACACAGTAAGAAGGTCACCTTCCAAGGCGCCCACGAAACCTCGCTCGACGCTCGGCTCGACATGCCCGACGGCGAGCCGGAGGCGTGTGCGCTCTTCGCCCACTGCTTTACCTGCTCCAAAGATCTGTTCATCGTCTCGCAGATCAGCCGGCACCTGGCCGACAAGGGCATCGCGGTGCTGCGCTTCGACTTCACCGGCCTGGGCCACAGCGAAGGGGAGTTCGAGAATACGAACTTCTCGTCGAACGTCGCCGACCTGGTCGCCGCGGCCGAGTTCATGGAGGCGGAGTACGAGGCGCCCTCCATCCTCATCGGCCACAGCTTCGGCGGCACCGCCGTGCTCAAGGCGGCGGCCGACATTCCGCAGGCCAAGGCGGTGTGCACCATCGGCTCGCCGTTCGACCCCGCCCACGTCGAGCAGGTCTTCAAGGACAAGCTCTCCGAGATCGAGGAGGAGGGCTCGGCCGACGTCGAGATCGCCGGGCGGACCTTCTCGGTCGAGAAGCACTTTCTGGACGATATCCGCAGCACCGAGATGGAGGGGGCGATCGGCGAGCTGAAGCGCCCGCTGCTCATCTTCCACAGCCCGCAGGACAAGGTCGTGGGCGTCGACAACGCCCGGCTCATCTTCCAGGCGGCCAAGCACCCCAAGAGCTTCATCTCACTCGACGGCGCCGACCACCTGCTGAGCAACAAGCGCGACGCGCAGTACGTCGCCGAGACGCTGGCGGCGTGGTCGACGCGCTACGTGCAGTATCGCCGCGAGTTGACCGACGAGGAGCGCGAGGCCCTCGGCGAGCCGCGCCCCGACGAGGCGCTCGTCGCCGAAACGGGCGAGGGTAAGTTCATGAACCACGTGATCGTGGGGCGCCATCACTTCTTCGCCGACGAGCCCGCCTCGGTGGGCGGCAACGACGCCGGCCCCGACCCCTACGACCTGGTAGCGGCCGCGCTGGGCGCATGCACCTCGATGACGCTTAGGATGTACGCCGAGCGCAAGGGCTGGCCGCTCGAGCGCGTCCAGGTGCGCGTCAACCACGACAAGATCCACGCCGGCGACTGCGCGCACTGTGAGAAGGAGAAGGGCAAGATCGACAAGCTCACTCGCGCCATCCGCGTCGAAGGCGACCTCGACGACGCCCAACGAAAGCGCCTGCTCGAGATCGCCGACCGCTGCCCGGTTCACCAGACCCTGCGCCGCGAAAATGTCATCGAATCGAGCCTGGAATCGGATCTCGAATGA
- a CDS encoding thrombospondin type 3 repeat-containing protein: protein MRRSRNLLALVICAAVFAIPMAASAHTSEICWDEHDNGDVTFYAGTAHWLLWPVGGLVIDGQTYDFIDVTREIPDDVVCQPQACGGDLRVFYWQAVTVSGLGDGDYSIEPTSTTSLETGVEGCYPQEMTIGDACADPDGDGVCDANDNCPSVANASQSDADSDGIGDACDICPHDPSNDADGDGVCGNEDLCEASPDSDADAGVPSVRLGVNRWIATPTGVFQTLTPKGEIVYGPYTMEDTGGCSCSQIIDELGIGKGHEKFGCSNGIMKRWTKKQQ, encoded by the coding sequence ATGCGTCGTTCTAGGAATTTGTTGGCTCTCGTTATTTGTGCCGCAGTCTTCGCCATCCCGATGGCTGCGTCGGCTCACACCTCCGAGATTTGTTGGGATGAACACGACAACGGGGACGTCACGTTCTACGCGGGCACGGCCCACTGGCTGCTCTGGCCGGTGGGCGGGCTGGTCATCGACGGGCAGACCTACGACTTCATCGATGTCACGCGGGAGATCCCCGACGACGTCGTCTGTCAGCCGCAGGCGTGTGGTGGGGACCTGCGCGTCTTTTATTGGCAAGCGGTGACCGTCAGCGGGCTGGGCGACGGGGACTATTCGATCGAGCCGACCTCGACGACGAGCCTAGAGACGGGCGTGGAGGGGTGCTATCCGCAGGAGATGACCATCGGGGATGCGTGCGCCGACCCCGACGGCGACGGCGTGTGCGACGCGAACGACAATTGCCCGAGCGTGGCCAACGCCTCGCAGTCCGACGCCGACAGCGACGGCATCGGCGATGCGTGCGATATCTGCCCCCACGACCCGAGCAACGACGCGGACGGCGACGGCGTCTGTGGCAACGAGGATCTGTGTGAGGCGAGCCCCGACAGCGACGCCGACGCCGGCGTGCCGTCGGTGCGCCTGGGCGTGAATCGCTGGATTGCGACGCCGACCGGCGTCTTCCAGACGCTGACGCCCAAAGGTGAGATCGTCTACGGGCCCTACACGATGGAGGACACCGGCGGATGCAGCTGCTCGCAGATCATCGACGAGCTCGGCATCGGCAAAGGCCACGAGAAGTTCGGCTGCAGCAACGGCATCATGAAGCGTTGGACGAAAAAGCAGCAATGA
- a CDS encoding ATP-binding protein has protein sequence MAQSDDLGVLDNLVTQFSSPLDCFRELVQNSIDAGSPSVEVWTEYIPGDGHEGTVALHVDDYGEGMDENIIDHQFTRLFASTKEEDLTKIGKFGIGFVSVFALKPKAILVQTGRGGEYWEVLFHEDRSFSKSKLDVPVEGTQLTLFLEGDIHRYTELVEGIQKTLKHWCNHSETEVTFEDRTPVDGGFSDVVVINEPFEVEGKCLTRVEHQGTEIVAAYTHEPVYGFYNRGLTLALTRAGDDVLGFRAHRFRHIAFKIKSRYLEHTLSRETVMRDENYEKAMKLLEEAVDKQLFGALVDELERLAQKPEWTLPEIDRYGEFVSYLEHEPIELLEAIEKRPFIRLLDGKTIHLDALYEAWKRDGRVLVADGPSDLTDELSALDVPVVYGRPPTSSTYDHPLEPVRRLIRRYLTHRVETTLVGRIRKFFGQNLKTKTSGSLTAPEDVYLPVVLDKEVPEEAKPLVETAARLLKEIDAGYRKLTTCELGSPDDDAPLFVLARTLGPVMARPPRGVAEDRPAKRPEAAVNRDHPHFRRLLQLHAHSPEIASYCLAKSLLLTEDRLLDADVDLIAASMPAAAQ, from the coding sequence ATGGCCCAATCCGACGATCTCGGCGTACTCGACAACCTCGTCACGCAGTTCAGCTCGCCGCTCGACTGTTTTCGTGAGCTCGTCCAAAACTCCATCGACGCGGGCAGCCCCTCGGTGGAGGTGTGGACCGAGTATATCCCCGGCGACGGCCACGAGGGCACCGTGGCGCTGCACGTCGACGATTACGGCGAGGGGATGGACGAGAATATCATCGACCACCAGTTCACCCGCTTGTTCGCGTCGACCAAAGAGGAAGATCTGACCAAGATCGGCAAGTTCGGCATCGGGTTTGTGTCGGTGTTCGCGCTCAAGCCCAAGGCGATCTTGGTGCAGACCGGCCGCGGCGGCGAGTACTGGGAGGTGTTGTTCCACGAGGATCGCTCGTTCTCCAAGTCGAAGCTCGACGTGCCCGTCGAGGGCACGCAGCTCACGCTGTTTTTGGAGGGCGACATCCACCGCTACACCGAGCTCGTCGAGGGGATCCAGAAGACGCTCAAGCACTGGTGTAATCACTCCGAGACCGAGGTGACCTTCGAGGATCGCACCCCCGTCGACGGCGGGTTCTCGGACGTGGTTGTCATCAACGAGCCGTTCGAGGTCGAGGGCAAATGCCTGACCCGCGTGGAGCACCAGGGCACCGAGATCGTGGCTGCCTACACCCACGAGCCCGTCTACGGCTTCTACAACCGCGGACTGACGCTCGCGCTCACCCGCGCCGGCGACGACGTGCTCGGGTTTCGGGCGCACCGGTTTCGCCACATCGCCTTCAAGATCAAGTCGCGCTACCTCGAGCACACGCTCAGCCGCGAGACGGTCATGCGCGACGAGAACTACGAGAAGGCGATGAAGCTGCTCGAAGAGGCCGTCGACAAGCAGCTCTTCGGCGCGCTCGTCGACGAGCTGGAGCGTCTGGCCCAAAAGCCCGAGTGGACGCTCCCCGAGATCGACCGCTACGGCGAGTTCGTCTCGTACCTGGAGCACGAGCCGATCGAGCTGCTCGAGGCGATCGAGAAGCGCCCCTTCATCCGCCTGCTCGACGGCAAGACGATCCACCTCGACGCGCTGTACGAGGCGTGGAAGCGCGACGGGCGCGTGCTCGTGGCCGACGGGCCGAGCGATCTGACCGACGAGCTGTCGGCGCTCGACGTGCCGGTGGTCTACGGCCGCCCGCCGACGAGCTCGACTTACGACCACCCGCTCGAGCCGGTGCGCCGGCTCATTCGGCGCTACTTGACCCACCGCGTCGAGACGACGCTGGTCGGGCGCATCCGCAAGTTCTTCGGCCAGAACCTCAAGACGAAGACGAGCGGCTCGCTCACTGCCCCCGAGGACGTCTACCTGCCGGTCGTCCTCGACAAAGAGGTCCCCGAGGAGGCCAAGCCGCTGGTCGAGACGGCTGCGCGACTGCTCAAAGAGATCGACGCCGGCTACCGAAAGCTGACCACCTGCGAGCTCGGCTCGCCGGACGACGACGCGCCGCTCTTCGTGCTCGCGCGCACGCTCGGCCCGGTCATGGCACGCCCCCCGCGAGGCGTCGCCGAAGATCGCCCCGCGAAGCGTCCCGAGGCCGCCGTAAACCGCGACCACCCGCATTTCCGACGCCTGCTGCAGCTGCACGCGCACTCCCCGGAGATCGCGTCGTATTGCCTGGCCAAGAGCCTCTTGCTGACCGAAGACCGCCTGCTCGACGCCGACGTCGACCTGATCGCGGCGAGCATGCCCGCCGCAGCGCAATAG
- a CDS encoding transposase — MSPYPKELKERLVRRMLDEKISPESLAELSGVGKTTLWRWRKAALDGALRAEAKPESAPERRSSAEKLRLVMAAEALEGKEFGAFLREEGVHTSDLRRWRAQMYEGLDGRTRAKKEATQKLRQAQRDKRELESELRRKEAALAETAALLVLSKKARRLWGDEDAPMIGKSDKSSST, encoded by the coding sequence ATGAGTCCATATCCTAAAGAGCTAAAAGAGCGTCTTGTTCGACGGATGCTCGACGAAAAGATCAGCCCGGAGAGCCTGGCCGAGCTGAGCGGCGTGGGCAAGACGACGCTTTGGCGGTGGAGAAAGGCGGCGCTCGATGGTGCCTTGCGTGCTGAGGCAAAGCCAGAGTCGGCACCCGAGAGACGCTCTTCGGCCGAAAAGCTGCGTCTTGTGATGGCCGCCGAGGCGCTCGAGGGCAAGGAGTTTGGCGCTTTCCTGCGCGAGGAAGGAGTGCATACAAGCGACCTTCGACGCTGGAGAGCGCAGATGTACGAGGGGCTTGATGGACGCACCAGGGCCAAGAAGGAGGCCACCCAGAAGCTGCGCCAGGCCCAACGGGACAAGCGCGAACTCGAAAGCGAGCTTCGCCGAAAGGAGGCCGCGCTGGCCGAGACGGCCGCCTTGTTGGTGCTCTCAAAAAAGGCGCGCCGGTTGTGGGGGGACGAGGACGCTCCCATGATCGGCAAGAGCGACAAGTCATCCTCGACATGA
- a CDS encoding RCC1 domain-containing protein — protein MLGILCLALLAGCGDDSTAGILSNDSLVNNANNSPQDASSGWDAGVSDAGAGIDTSGATDASGGDVSDQRDIGGPPRRPEQDGIGIPCNSDNDCPSGHCASVGGELRGVCTVGCSVASECPSGWACETLYPADGKFCTCESSEEICDGADNDCDGLIDEGDASTNLCGEEAVCLANSCDCPDGFSCGDTCRDLYRDADHCGACSNSCEVACSESQCVEAVDVSVGADHMCVTLSDGQVRCAGQNTYGQLGDGTTQSTERPVDALWMDETAKIAAADGFSCAMTQNGEVFCWGYNGQGQVAEAPLTERHRPTRWQQISAAVDLDIRNYTGCAVTSNGGVRCWGPHGFSVPTLVEDLSGATKVAVGDYHRCAIVADGQIACWGNNAQGQLGDGTTTNRDEVRLIPMLADSVDVAAGEEHTCVLQRSGSVKCFGSNSHGQLGVDLLRELTSPQKVLELTDATDLTAGARHTCVVAGERGTEDEGKVKCWGDNSKGQLGDGTTTAAPTPVAVRGLPPVASVDAGDRTTCALTVDGDIYCWGERFGVNPRRVDW, from the coding sequence ATGCTGGGGATCCTCTGCTTGGCTCTGTTGGCCGGCTGTGGCGACGACTCGACCGCAGGCATTTTGAGCAACGACTCTCTGGTCAACAACGCCAACAACTCTCCCCAGGACGCCTCGAGCGGATGGGACGCCGGCGTGAGTGACGCCGGTGCGGGCATCGACACGTCGGGAGCGACCGACGCCTCCGGCGGCGATGTATCCGATCAGCGTGACATCGGCGGCCCCCCTCGCCGCCCCGAGCAAGACGGCATCGGCATTCCCTGCAACTCCGACAACGACTGCCCCTCCGGCCATTGCGCGAGCGTGGGCGGCGAGCTTCGCGGTGTGTGCACCGTGGGCTGCAGCGTAGCCTCGGAGTGTCCTTCGGGCTGGGCGTGTGAGACGCTCTACCCGGCCGACGGCAAGTTCTGCACCTGCGAGAGCTCCGAAGAGATCTGTGACGGCGCCGACAACGACTGCGACGGGTTGATCGACGAGGGCGACGCCTCGACGAATCTATGCGGCGAGGAGGCGGTATGCCTGGCTAACAGCTGCGACTGCCCCGACGGATTTAGCTGCGGCGACACCTGCCGCGACCTGTATCGCGACGCCGACCATTGCGGAGCGTGCTCGAATAGCTGCGAGGTCGCCTGCAGCGAGTCGCAGTGTGTCGAGGCGGTCGACGTGTCGGTCGGCGCCGACCACATGTGCGTGACCTTGAGCGACGGGCAGGTGCGCTGCGCGGGCCAGAACACCTACGGCCAGCTCGGCGACGGCACCACCCAGAGCACCGAGCGCCCGGTCGACGCGTTGTGGATGGATGAGACGGCCAAGATCGCCGCTGCCGACGGATTCAGCTGCGCGATGACCCAAAACGGCGAGGTCTTCTGCTGGGGCTATAACGGCCAGGGACAGGTCGCCGAGGCGCCGCTGACCGAACGCCACCGGCCGACGCGCTGGCAGCAGATCAGCGCTGCGGTCGACCTCGACATTCGCAACTACACGGGCTGCGCGGTCACCTCCAACGGCGGCGTTCGCTGCTGGGGGCCGCACGGCTTCTCGGTGCCGACGCTTGTCGAAGATTTGAGCGGCGCGACGAAGGTCGCCGTGGGCGACTACCACCGCTGCGCCATCGTCGCCGACGGGCAAATCGCCTGTTGGGGCAACAACGCCCAGGGACAGCTCGGCGACGGCACCACCACCAACCGCGACGAGGTCCGCCTCATCCCGATGCTCGCCGACTCGGTCGACGTCGCCGCCGGCGAAGAGCACACCTGCGTGCTGCAACGCTCCGGGTCGGTCAAATGCTTCGGAAGCAACTCACACGGCCAGCTGGGCGTCGACTTGCTGCGCGAGCTCACCAGCCCGCAGAAGGTGCTCGAGCTCACCGACGCCACCGACCTGACCGCCGGAGCGCGTCATACGTGCGTGGTCGCCGGCGAGCGCGGCACGGAGGATGAAGGCAAGGTGAAGTGCTGGGGCGACAACTCCAAGGGGCAATTGGGCGACGGCACGACGACCGCCGCGCCCACCCCGGTCGCCGTGCGCGGCCTGCCGCCGGTCGCGAGCGTGGACGCGGGTGATCGGACGACGTGTGCGCTGACGGTCGACGGGGATATTTATTGCTGGGGTGAGCGGTTTGGGGTGAATCCGCGGCGGGTTGATTGGTGA